A window of the Xiashengella succiniciproducens genome harbors these coding sequences:
- a CDS encoding serine hydrolase domain-containing protein encodes MKKLRIILPLLLVAVLIGGVLYLNPLLPIITGYAAKNMASGIFLGNRTQESHETTDLNFSFIKYVKNKVDYDNQVVESSFLWHKSRAVYIEGYGSILVNDYSIEEIKSRPYRPGPVWRHKQDSIPWPAGDLIADTIPSGIDVDRLNTFLDSVFTGNLPYKGTFAVMVTYKGQPVAERYAEGFGPENRFLSWSMAKSITSALAGILVRADIFDIYAPADIEEWKNDKRRSITPDQLMRMNSGLEWNEDYGNNSDVNKMLFKKGDMAAYAIAKELDYKPGTCFEYSSGSTNIVSLLMRKAIGDDAAYLSFPREALFEKIGMKSAIFEPDPSGTFIGSSYIYATMRDYTRFGLLYLNKGNWLGEQILPEGWVEYTTASSEGSGGVYGAGFWLNLAGKDYPDVPRDMFCCRGHDGQFIYIIPSKHLVIVRTGFSRKDEFDQNRFISGILETLDYF; translated from the coding sequence ATGAAAAAGCTTAGGATAATCCTTCCGCTGCTGCTTGTGGCAGTGCTGATTGGCGGAGTGCTCTACCTAAATCCACTACTTCCAATAATCACAGGGTATGCAGCCAAGAATATGGCATCAGGTATCTTTCTTGGCAATCGCACCCAGGAATCACACGAAACAACAGACCTGAATTTCTCCTTTATTAAGTATGTAAAGAATAAGGTTGACTACGATAATCAGGTAGTTGAGAGCAGCTTTCTATGGCATAAGTCCCGGGCTGTTTATATCGAAGGCTATGGTAGTATCCTTGTAAATGATTATAGCATTGAGGAGATCAAGTCCAGGCCATACAGGCCAGGGCCTGTATGGCGTCACAAACAGGATTCTATTCCCTGGCCAGCAGGGGATTTGATTGCCGATACTATTCCATCTGGAATTGACGTTGATAGGCTGAATACCTTCCTTGACAGTGTATTTACAGGCAACCTGCCATATAAGGGCACTTTTGCCGTAATGGTAACATATAAAGGCCAACCAGTTGCTGAAAGATACGCTGAGGGCTTTGGACCAGAAAACAGATTTCTGAGTTGGTCCATGGCCAAAAGTATTACAAGTGCCCTTGCCGGCATTCTGGTTAGGGCGGATATATTTGATATCTATGCTCCGGCAGATATAGAAGAGTGGAAGAATGACAAGCGAAGGAGTATTACCCCGGATCAATTGATGAGGATGAACAGTGGACTCGAGTGGAATGAGGATTACGGCAATAACTCTGATGTCAACAAGATGCTGTTTAAAAAGGGAGATATGGCGGCCTATGCAATTGCTAAGGAGCTAGACTATAAGCCGGGTACCTGCTTTGAGTATTCTTCTGGTTCGACAAATATCGTTAGCCTGCTGATGCGCAAGGCTATTGGTGATGATGCAGCATATCTGAGTTTTCCACGTGAGGCATTGTTTGAAAAGATAGGGATGAAGAGTGCCATCTTTGAACCTGATCCATCCGGTACCTTTATAGGGTCTTCCTATATCTATGCTACCATGAGGGACTATACCAGGTTTGGTCTGCTCTACCTCAATAAGGGTAACTGGCTGGGTGAGCAAATCCTGCCTGAAGGATGGGTGGAATATACAACGGCTTCGTCTGAGGGTTCTGGTGGAGTCTATGGAGCCGGTTTCTGGCTCAACCTGGCAGGCAAGGATTACCCCGACGTACCACGTGATATGTTTTGCTGCCGTGGACATGACGGTCAGTTTATCTATATTATACCTTCGAAGCACCTTGTGATAGTTCGCACAGGCTTTTCCAGGAAGGATGAGTTTGATCAGAACAGGTTTATATCAGGGATACTCGAGACTCTGGATTATTTCTGA
- a CDS encoding bifunctional alpha,alpha-trehalose-phosphate synthase (UDP-forming)/trehalose-phosphatase, translating into MKRLHIVSNRLPFSISFENDNPSLEPSVGGLATGMNSVYKDFEGKWIGWPGIASDTKSRKELQAVDRLLKEEGCKPVHLCEQEVEDFYEGFCNNTIWPLFHYFAQYVDFHASLWDAYINVNRKFADTILETAGQGDFVWVHDYQLMLVPQMVKSQRPDITIGFFLHIPFPSYEVFRILPWRDELLRGLLGADLIGFHTYDYQRHFLSSVRRIFGYEIVLNEVHIDGRIILVDSFPMGIDYDKFYKAALNIFHTPVKERSEVHNELEKYFLMSDGKHLILSIDRLDYSKGIPNRLRAFEKFLERNPDYRGNVTLVMLAVPSRDNVDHYKKLKSEVEELVGRINGLYGSINYTPVLYFYRSMPFQNLVELYSMCDVALITPVRDGMNLVAKEYVASRINQTGVVVVSEMAGVVKEMGEAIIINPNDEDQVAEAIQQAIEMPHSEQVRRISAMQERLRRYDVFKWAKDFVNALQKARKVQTEFLAKKITEEISREIVGRYKKASRRAIFLDYDGTLKGFVNNPNDAVPDMALIDLLNSITADERNILTIISGRERGSIGTWFKGMKLNLICEHGVWLKRYTGDWEMLSNASNSWMPVIKPILEAYVDRTPGSFLEEKNYSLVWHYRAAEVELGELRAKELKDVLTEMVANHRLEILEGNKVVEVKSSGINKGRAANKLLTGMNADFIMAIGDDWTDEYLFRDLPEDSVTVKVGIKHTSAAYKLETTDSVRQFLRLFSR; encoded by the coding sequence ATGAAAAGGCTTCATATAGTTTCCAACAGACTTCCCTTCAGTATCAGTTTTGAAAATGACAACCCTAGTCTAGAGCCCAGCGTTGGGGGGCTGGCAACAGGGATGAACTCTGTTTATAAGGATTTTGAAGGTAAATGGATAGGATGGCCGGGAATAGCTTCCGACACCAAAAGCAGGAAGGAACTACAGGCAGTTGACCGCCTACTGAAGGAGGAGGGCTGTAAACCTGTTCACCTGTGTGAACAGGAAGTGGAGGACTTTTATGAAGGATTCTGCAATAATACTATATGGCCGCTGTTTCACTACTTTGCACAGTATGTTGATTTTCACGCCAGCCTTTGGGACGCTTATATCAATGTCAACCGGAAATTCGCCGATACCATACTCGAGACAGCAGGACAGGGGGACTTTGTATGGGTGCACGACTACCAACTGATGCTTGTGCCTCAGATGGTCAAGAGCCAGAGGCCGGATATCACAATAGGATTCTTTTTACATATACCCTTCCCATCGTATGAGGTGTTCAGGATTCTACCATGGAGGGATGAGCTCCTAAGAGGCTTGCTGGGTGCTGACCTTATCGGTTTTCACACCTACGACTATCAGCGCCACTTCCTGAGTAGTGTGAGGCGGATATTCGGATATGAGATAGTTCTCAACGAGGTGCATATCGACGGGCGTATCATACTCGTGGATTCCTTCCCTATGGGAATTGACTACGACAAGTTTTACAAAGCCGCCCTTAATATTTTCCATACACCTGTTAAGGAGAGGTCGGAGGTACATAACGAACTGGAAAAGTACTTCCTGATGTCGGATGGCAAGCATCTGATACTGTCTATCGACCGACTTGACTACTCCAAAGGGATACCCAACAGGCTCAGGGCTTTTGAGAAATTTCTTGAGAGAAATCCCGATTACCGGGGCAATGTGACCCTTGTTATGCTGGCCGTCCCCTCACGTGATAACGTCGACCATTACAAAAAGCTGAAAAGCGAGGTTGAGGAACTTGTGGGAAGAATCAACGGTCTCTATGGTTCGATCAACTATACACCTGTACTTTACTTTTACCGTTCCATGCCCTTCCAGAATCTTGTTGAACTGTACAGTATGTGCGACGTAGCACTGATTACTCCTGTACGGGATGGCATGAATCTGGTAGCCAAGGAATATGTGGCGTCGAGAATCAACCAGACAGGAGTAGTAGTTGTAAGTGAGATGGCCGGAGTGGTCAAGGAAATGGGAGAGGCCATAATAATAAATCCCAACGATGAGGATCAGGTGGCCGAAGCAATACAGCAGGCTATCGAGATGCCGCATAGCGAACAGGTACGTCGTATCAGTGCTATGCAGGAACGTCTCAGACGTTATGATGTATTCAAGTGGGCTAAAGACTTTGTCAATGCCCTGCAAAAGGCTAGGAAGGTACAGACCGAATTCCTTGCCAAAAAGATTACAGAGGAGATCAGCAGGGAGATTGTTGGTCGTTACAAGAAAGCCTCTAGGAGGGCAATATTCCTTGATTATGACGGAACCCTCAAGGGTTTCGTCAACAATCCCAATGACGCTGTCCCTGATATGGCTCTTATCGATCTGCTTAACTCAATAACTGCTGACGAGCGTAACATATTGACCATCATCAGCGGACGTGAAAGAGGAAGCATAGGCACCTGGTTTAAAGGCATGAAGCTCAACCTGATTTGTGAACACGGGGTGTGGCTCAAACGTTATACTGGAGATTGGGAAATGCTTTCAAATGCATCAAATTCATGGATGCCTGTGATAAAGCCCATCCTTGAAGCGTATGTGGATCGTACCCCCGGGTCCTTTCTGGAGGAGAAAAACTACTCACTAGTATGGCATTACAGGGCAGCGGAAGTTGAACTTGGCGAACTCAGGGCAAAGGAACTGAAGGATGTGCTTACAGAAATGGTAGCCAACCACCGCCTGGAGATTCTTGAGGGAAACAAAGTTGTGGAAGTTAAGAGCAGCGGTATCAACAAGGGTAGAGCAGCCAACAAGCTGCTTACCGGTATGAATGCGGACTTTATAATGGCCATTGGAGACGACTGGACGGATGAGTACCTGTTCAGAGACCTTCCTGAAGACTCAGTAACTGTTAAAGTTGGAATCAAACACACTTCAGCGGCTTACAAACTAGAGACAACTGACTCGGTAAGGCAGTTTCTCAGACTCTTTAGCAGATAA
- a CDS encoding aminotransferase class I/II-fold pyridoxal phosphate-dependent enzyme has product MQIEGLPKAFLRKEAREYIDLYRSLGERAEVFLPNYVFDNLKAFVRLCYEEPIDPARQQAEIQKYLLKFQEEIPGYSDVSLMLFPHEDSKAFRYTSLKRKFNQRIGRFADHDIVDKQKKTWINNIRALHDLSVGTPPVTEATIDFLARVILGSPARELRRFRDVVGVIGDIDEGHWNYLMDTLDQMINQSTHYTTKAEKDNFLHRTEWAVNFKGLNGFIRTVVSGNSDMAVELIKGEVFGADCVRVVDNIKGEELFRMMVEDTSSVFVVKVKHMRKNMFAGSKWFPYLSRVVVVDDSPESEASNTSLVFSFHNGIISTLNKVHTKKLGAPANTQLNLRLILENVNGKNLVEFKELIGKKIEEYNEELKELKQEQLGELDDPIKNINLHKFDGFTRQILIDRYSLIRLSAFISFLQNCADSSNRKEQNKALIADFEAKIRKYFYGNRQDVRIATILEGGGRNQIRTYGEYLFNRQLKPVDPNTVNRCKVILGFIPDNYKRTLHNHFHKNFGINLFLERYQKYITKVDNEADNKGRFMNTLIDLGVYKDYMNKSEEDKKIIREFISDLGNMDKTSISDDVQMIIRDLLFNKESQPKPYIVYNKVLAWEYTDLFSEERFNINPFDIEIENLDNQRIDYERIYRKLARFKNTMQLFDATGNLWDRFCENLTIIINDPSNPTGYSDFNRENLIEFLKFVNNSKITLLLDEAYSDSVKIDDELLPKWRSISRYVFNNENLLSKIRVVSSLSTTKNLAGSGDRLGAIVATPAMADVVEYANKRNSSVRGNSASLYFLNEVLEVAIRAKGLKDKLEAELPKNASRSKVRGLIENFLVENTKASIVKTEAGSQVPTFEGSPLYLFLLDELVSLDKLDILNLPDDFKYKDVPFFSYYSEQLIKGLNRFRINKSFRSESIKRLSMAKRVAAEVIEALGAQDIQIIDSDGSYLFNLLFTNYGSYNDLEIFCMAIGEQRGLCALPYKTGVVRFSLGGYLDGSSKGFEIFEKEIRVSLTVFLSYWMKYRAAFEKAGKNAKAEDVIKKVFPNLKENQWVEVVLEDFSEIRDQKKKGNQSLKINDNRSLYHASPAVSGVSITTIGDSSNSVIEFQGEVGNCRDVEEFIRSRAFTKIYENLLPQIYKKIPQIKNLNFNIVASRYSKATILKYIHNKKTFHPNNYVLDDPEERNIMREILIEMERILFSDSKMKILSLDATGDPVRDVARLEGVNVILKKHIQEILLHFNLPFEQPTIEPSRKEIIEEACSHYEDITGLNIDSIDLEKYLNQFLEGLRTNPKFDSIPLSYRGFGFIVSTVKERILNSNLDTADKILYVFLLRNDDSFHQQIIEKLTFLQQRIDSTDDSDLKIITENLLTDILPQEVNDIMNYIFRKKDIKVNEQLLEEVTHRVVSFIIHLQNLSKGTDYYYRYLHALKVAVENRFRRQNSNKNQMIQHGVTLFRNFDMTNKILQEYNGGKLSWINDLMIKCGVISVEQPVQLHTRIATDAKKREFPFYRVDRDEDEPMYLLDMSRSKSKNDYIKSLSIKPGSGFFERRLALFVANLDPDDYRCKIVQHGVVKQLIVFQKGYIKYLTDFFRLVQYRDVTLQEAQNFVPDVFLLLGAPEKVISFPQVGFFDIKGPKGSIKTIVTPLRKEGDYFGNVKKPWLTMLNEKVKEMGGVPKHGSLFAVEMEDGSIFTVEVDGDSGAGKSEMIAALVLRWLRLDLPGVRSVKLIAGDMFHVFRDKEGNIYGFGTEEGDFSRVTDFDPDFIKYYKYLFETSADSNVDDLNSRSTITGFCEIHMPYKIDIMLTASNYSKEEGGITRVNNPENYLLYIDSHGERMEKATSQDGPNFQRSLSRMTGDKNIVDVLAKHGNYLDDLLDWDFVAEEKKFYLCSSYKMMDKIDIEEVVNQIFKGKKFKHGGVSYTIRSVQFDLVKNRFAAESVSEEETVFINLSRDIFIQMFDGLASTPGGQPFVAKEGEIENRYLMVEVLKGGPDGLGKGRKIQCGIMSTEIGKKGKELSGPPKAALGLIKMIQEMRAGDGSINAARNEVNRIVREKYAHVFSRGGNSREIMRYNFYLYQLDKTMKAQFVRMDDPSVEIDLSGVNNFRPKKQDEAFSPLLVTPNLNIELTSFGETYEELMSLPNYPEFAEEFLDGADKLYVAEGYSHETMINNMITQLLLMDGYIEFDDLTLGRITEKVNRETIAAAKYAVLKELERRKGAARKAGAAQAKEADSTEKPSQANKKGGDTQGKKK; this is encoded by the coding sequence ATGCAAATTGAAGGACTCCCAAAAGCGTTTTTGAGGAAAGAGGCACGTGAATACATCGATCTTTACAGGTCGTTGGGTGAAAGGGCAGAGGTCTTCCTGCCCAACTATGTCTTTGACAATCTCAAGGCTTTTGTCAGACTTTGTTATGAAGAGCCGATAGACCCGGCAAGGCAACAGGCTGAAATTCAGAAATACCTGTTGAAGTTTCAGGAGGAGATACCCGGTTACTCGGATGTATCGCTGATGCTGTTTCCTCACGAGGATTCGAAAGCATTCAGGTACACATCTCTTAAACGAAAGTTTAATCAAAGGATAGGCCGCTTTGCCGATCATGATATAGTTGATAAACAAAAGAAAACCTGGATCAACAATATACGTGCCCTGCATGACCTTTCTGTTGGTACCCCTCCGGTAACAGAGGCTACTATCGACTTTCTGGCCCGTGTTATTCTGGGTAGTCCTGCACGTGAACTCCGTCGTTTCCGCGACGTAGTTGGCGTTATTGGTGATATCGACGAAGGCCACTGGAATTATCTGATGGATACGCTCGATCAGATGATCAACCAAAGTACCCATTATACTACCAAGGCGGAGAAGGACAACTTCCTGCACCGCACTGAGTGGGCAGTTAACTTCAAAGGTCTCAACGGTTTTATCCGTACCGTCGTTTCCGGTAATTCGGATATGGCAGTGGAACTCATCAAAGGTGAGGTCTTCGGTGCCGACTGCGTTCGAGTTGTAGATAATATCAAGGGAGAAGAGCTCTTCCGTATGATGGTGGAGGATACTTCATCTGTCTTCGTTGTCAAGGTCAAACATATGCGCAAGAATATGTTTGCCGGTTCGAAATGGTTCCCCTATCTCTCAAGGGTTGTTGTTGTTGATGATTCCCCTGAGTCAGAAGCTTCCAATACCTCACTGGTATTCAGCTTCCACAATGGTATCATCAGCACCCTCAACAAGGTACATACCAAGAAGCTTGGAGCACCAGCAAATACGCAGCTTAACCTGCGCCTGATTCTTGAAAATGTAAATGGCAAGAACCTGGTCGAGTTTAAGGAGCTTATCGGCAAGAAAATAGAGGAGTATAACGAAGAACTCAAGGAGCTAAAGCAGGAGCAACTTGGTGAACTGGATGATCCGATCAAGAATATAAACTTGCATAAATTTGACGGCTTTACCCGTCAAATACTGATTGATCGTTACTCACTGATCAGGTTGAGTGCTTTTATCAGTTTTCTGCAAAACTGCGCAGACAGCAGCAACCGTAAGGAGCAAAACAAAGCCCTGATTGCTGACTTTGAAGCTAAGATAAGGAAGTACTTCTACGGCAACCGTCAGGATGTAAGGATAGCCACCATCCTCGAGGGTGGTGGCCGGAACCAGATACGAACCTATGGTGAGTATCTTTTCAATCGTCAGTTGAAACCAGTTGACCCAAATACAGTGAACCGTTGCAAGGTGATCCTTGGTTTTATTCCGGACAACTACAAGAGGACTCTGCACAATCACTTCCATAAGAATTTTGGTATCAACCTCTTCCTTGAGCGTTACCAGAAGTACATCACCAAGGTTGACAATGAGGCGGACAACAAGGGCCGCTTTATGAACACGCTGATAGACCTTGGGGTGTACAAGGATTATATGAACAAGAGCGAGGAGGATAAAAAGATCATCCGTGAGTTTATCAGCGATCTTGGCAATATGGACAAGACCTCGATAAGCGACGATGTCCAGATGATTATCCGCGACCTCCTGTTCAATAAGGAAAGTCAGCCCAAGCCTTATATAGTCTACAACAAGGTACTGGCCTGGGAATATACAGATTTATTTTCTGAAGAGAGGTTCAATATCAATCCATTTGATATTGAGATTGAAAATCTTGATAATCAGCGCATTGATTATGAGCGTATCTATAGAAAACTGGCAAGGTTCAAGAATACAATGCAGCTCTTTGATGCTACAGGCAATCTGTGGGATAGATTTTGCGAGAACCTTACTATCATAATCAACGACCCGTCCAACCCGACAGGTTATTCGGATTTTAACCGCGAAAACCTGATCGAGTTCCTCAAATTTGTCAACAACAGCAAGATCACCCTTCTGCTGGATGAGGCATATTCAGACAGTGTGAAGATTGACGATGAACTGTTGCCCAAGTGGAGGTCTATCTCAAGGTATGTTTTCAACAACGAAAACCTGCTTTCAAAGATACGCGTGGTCTCGTCTCTGTCCACAACCAAGAACCTTGCCGGGTCGGGCGACCGCCTCGGAGCTATCGTTGCCACTCCGGCCATGGCTGATGTGGTAGAGTATGCAAACAAACGTAATAGTTCGGTACGCGGTAACAGCGCCTCTTTGTACTTCCTCAACGAAGTACTTGAAGTGGCTATTCGTGCCAAGGGACTGAAGGATAAGCTGGAAGCTGAATTGCCAAAGAATGCATCAAGGAGCAAAGTCAGGGGTCTTATCGAGAATTTCCTAGTTGAGAATACAAAGGCTTCAATTGTTAAGACAGAAGCCGGAAGTCAGGTACCTACCTTCGAAGGAAGTCCCTTGTACCTGTTCCTACTTGATGAACTTGTAAGTCTTGACAAGCTTGATATACTCAATCTGCCTGATGACTTCAAGTACAAGGATGTTCCATTCTTCTCATATTATTCAGAGCAGCTAATCAAAGGACTAAACAGGTTTAGAATCAACAAGAGCTTCCGTTCGGAATCCATCAAACGCCTGTCAATGGCCAAGAGGGTAGCAGCTGAAGTAATCGAAGCACTTGGAGCACAAGACATACAAATTATCGACTCAGACGGTTCTTACCTGTTCAACCTTTTGTTTACCAACTACGGTTCATACAATGATCTTGAGATCTTCTGTATGGCTATCGGTGAACAGAGGGGGTTGTGTGCATTGCCTTACAAGACCGGAGTAGTGCGCTTCTCATTGGGTGGCTATCTGGATGGAAGCTCTAAAGGCTTCGAGATATTCGAGAAGGAAATCAGGGTGTCGCTGACTGTCTTCCTAAGCTACTGGATGAAGTACAGGGCTGCCTTTGAAAAGGCAGGCAAGAATGCCAAGGCTGAAGATGTGATCAAAAAGGTATTCCCTAATCTTAAGGAAAATCAGTGGGTTGAAGTTGTTCTTGAAGACTTCAGCGAAATCCGTGACCAGAAGAAAAAGGGCAACCAGAGTCTCAAGATCAACGATAACAGATCACTGTATCACGCCTCTCCGGCTGTTAGTGGGGTATCAATAACAACCATCGGCGATTCAAGCAACTCAGTTATTGAGTTCCAGGGAGAGGTAGGCAACTGCCGCGATGTTGAAGAATTCATCAGGAGCAGGGCCTTTACCAAGATTTATGAGAACCTGCTACCTCAGATTTACAAGAAGATTCCTCAAATCAAGAATCTCAACTTTAATATTGTTGCCTCTCGATACAGCAAGGCTACAATACTTAAGTATATACACAACAAGAAGACTTTCCATCCCAACAACTATGTGTTGGATGATCCGGAGGAACGCAATATTATGCGTGAAATCCTGATAGAGATGGAACGCATCCTGTTTTCCGACTCCAAGATGAAGATTCTTTCACTGGATGCAACCGGAGATCCTGTGAGGGATGTGGCAAGGCTGGAAGGTGTAAATGTAATACTGAAAAAGCATATTCAGGAGATATTGCTTCACTTCAACCTGCCCTTTGAGCAACCGACTATCGAGCCAAGCCGTAAGGAAATCATTGAAGAAGCATGTTCCCACTATGAGGATATCACAGGTCTGAATATTGACAGCATTGATCTTGAAAAGTATCTGAATCAGTTCCTCGAAGGTCTGCGTACCAATCCTAAGTTTGATTCAATTCCTTTATCATACAGGGGATTCGGATTTATCGTGAGCACCGTCAAGGAAAGGATACTCAATAGTAACCTGGATACAGCAGACAAGATTCTGTATGTCTTCCTGCTGCGCAATGATGATTCATTCCATCAACAGATTATCGAAAAACTGACCTTCCTGCAACAAAGGATAGACAGTACTGATGATTCAGACCTTAAGATTATTACAGAGAACCTGCTGACAGATATCTTGCCGCAGGAGGTAAATGACATAATGAACTATATCTTCCGCAAGAAGGATATCAAGGTTAATGAACAACTCCTTGAGGAAGTTACTCACCGTGTGGTGAGCTTTATAATACACCTGCAAAACCTGAGCAAAGGTACAGATTATTACTACCGTTATCTGCACGCGCTCAAGGTTGCCGTTGAAAACAGGTTCCGCCGTCAAAACAGCAACAAGAACCAGATGATCCAGCATGGTGTAACGCTCTTCCGCAACTTCGACATGACGAACAAGATTCTTCAGGAGTACAATGGAGGTAAGCTATCATGGATCAACGACCTGATGATCAAGTGTGGTGTAATATCGGTTGAACAGCCAGTACAGCTTCATACCCGTATTGCAACGGATGCCAAGAAGAGGGAGTTTCCCTTCTACAGGGTTGACCGTGATGAGGATGAGCCAATGTACCTGCTCGATATGAGCCGTAGCAAGTCCAAGAATGATTATATCAAGAGCCTGAGCATCAAACCAGGTTCAGGCTTCTTTGAGAGAAGACTTGCCCTGTTTGTAGCCAACCTTGACCCTGATGATTACAGATGTAAGATTGTTCAGCATGGTGTTGTCAAGCAGTTGATAGTATTCCAGAAGGGCTATATCAAATATCTGACTGACTTCTTCCGTCTGGTTCAATACAGAGATGTGACCCTACAGGAGGCACAGAACTTTGTACCTGATGTATTCCTGCTTCTGGGTGCACCCGAGAAGGTGATATCCTTCCCACAGGTTGGCTTCTTTGATATAAAGGGTCCTAAGGGAAGTATCAAGACCATAGTAACCCCTCTACGTAAGGAAGGTGACTACTTTGGCAATGTCAAGAAGCCATGGCTGACCATGCTCAATGAGAAGGTCAAGGAGATGGGTGGTGTACCAAAGCACGGTTCTCTCTTTGCCGTTGAGATGGAAGACGGTTCAATCTTTACAGTTGAAGTTGATGGTGACAGCGGGGCCGGTAAGTCTGAAATGATTGCTGCCCTTGTATTGAGATGGCTGCGTCTGGACCTGCCGGGTGTAAGGTCTGTCAAACTGATTGCCGGTGATATGTTCCATGTATTCCGCGATAAGGAAGGAAATATCTATGGCTTTGGAACTGAGGAAGGAGACTTCTCAAGGGTAACCGACTTCGACCCCGACTTTATCAAGTATTACAAGTACCTGTTTGAAACTAGTGCCGACAGTAACGTTGATGACCTCAACTCACGAAGCACTATTACAGGTTTCTGCGAAATACATATGCCCTATAAGATCGATATAATGCTTACTGCAAGCAATTATTCGAAGGAAGAGGGTGGTATCACAAGGGTCAACAATCCGGAAAACTACCTGCTCTATATCGACTCGCACGGCGAAAGGATGGAAAAGGCTACAAGTCAGGATGGTCCCAACTTCCAGCGTTCGCTTAGCAGGATGACAGGTGATAAGAACATCGTTGACGTGTTGGCTAAGCACGGCAACTATCTGGATGACCTGCTTGACTGGGATTTCGTTGCAGAAGAGAAGAAGTTTTACCTCTGCTCATCATACAAGATGATGGACAAGATTGATATCGAAGAGGTTGTCAACCAGATCTTCAAGGGCAAGAAGTTTAAACACGGTGGTGTAAGTTACACAATCAGGTCCGTTCAGTTTGATCTAGTCAAGAACCGCTTTGCAGCCGAGTCTGTTTCAGAAGAGGAGACAGTATTTATCAACCTGTCACGCGATATCTTTATCCAGATGTTTGACGGGCTGGCAAGTACCCCGGGTGGTCAACCCTTCGTTGCCAAGGAAGGCGAGATCGAAAACCGCTACCTAATGGTAGAGGTGTTGAAGGGGGGGCCCGACGGATTGGGCAAGGGGCGCAAGATTCAGTGCGGTATTATGTCAACCGAGATCGGTAAGAAGGGTAAGGAACTTTCAGGTCCTCCGAAGGCTGCTCTTGGTCTGATTAAGATGATTCAGGAAATGAGGGCTGGCGATGGAAGCATCAATGCTGCCCGCAACGAGGTCAACCGTATTGTTCGCGAGAAATACGCTCACGTATTTAGTCGTGGTGGCAACAGTCGCGAGATTATGCGTTACAACTTCTACCTGTATCAGTTGGATAAGACGATGAAGGCACAGTTTGTTAGGATGGATGACCCGTCGGTTGAAATCGACCTGAGCGGAGTCAACAACTTCAGGCCTAAAAAGCAGGATGAGGCCTTCAGTCCACTGTTGGTGACACCAAACCTCAATATTGAGTTGACCAGTTTTGGTGAGACTTACGAGGAGTTGATGAGCCTGCCCAACTATCCTGAGTTTGCCGAGGAGTTTCTCGACGGAGCCGACAAGCTCTATGTAGCTGAAGGTTATTCGCATGAAACCATGATCAACAATATGATCACACAGCTGCTTCTGATGGATGGTTATATCGAGTTTGATGACCTCACTCTGGGTCGCATCACCGAGAAGGTCAACCGTGAGACTATTGCAGCAGCCAAGTATGCTGTGCTTAAAGAACTTGAACGTCGCAAGGGTGCAGCCAGGAAGGCAGGTGCTGCTCAGGCAAAGGAAGCCGACAGTACTGAGAAACCTTCACAGGCAAATAAGAAGGGTGGCGACACACAAGGTAAAAAGAAGTAA
- a CDS encoding response regulator transcription factor has translation MNVNGKEQAGVILADSQFLVIDSLKMLLESEGYRLIGVAKYAFELEKLLSTEVPDLLITDYATVDYEGADSIKTLMQQYPGMTIMILTNQIIKADLLEFSKLGIKHIVGKTIDRDELVMAIRFALKGRKFYSEEVLEVLMDEQKRKTTNGDSGQLTQTETEIVRMVAEGMTTKEIAAKKNISFHTVMTHRKNIFRKLGVNSSSELIMFAIKAGWIDNIEYYI, from the coding sequence ATGAATGTGAATGGTAAGGAACAAGCTGGTGTGATACTGGCCGACTCGCAGTTTTTAGTGATTGACTCACTGAAAATGCTCCTGGAATCCGAAGGCTACAGGCTTATCGGGGTTGCAAAGTATGCCTTTGAACTTGAAAAACTTTTGAGTACGGAGGTGCCAGATCTGCTGATAACCGATTATGCAACAGTTGATTATGAGGGGGCTGATTCCATTAAGACACTGATGCAGCAGTATCCCGGCATGACAATTATGATCCTTACCAACCAGATAATAAAGGCCGATCTGCTGGAGTTTAGCAAGTTGGGTATCAAACACATTGTAGGCAAGACCATTGACAGAGATGAACTTGTAATGGCCATAAGGTTTGCCCTTAAGGGTAGGAAGTTTTACTCCGAGGAGGTACTTGAAGTTCTGATGGATGAACAGAAGAGGAAGACTACAAACGGAGACAGCGGTCAGTTGACTCAGACTGAAACCGAGATAGTGAGAATGGTGGCTGAGGGAATGACTACCAAGGAGATTGCTGCAAAGAAAAACATCAGTTTTCACACAGTAATGACACACCGCAAGAACATTTTCAGGAAGCTGGGGGTTAATAGTAGTTCTGAACTGATAATGTTTGCGATTAAAGCCGGATGGATTGATAATATAGAATACTATATCTGA